Genomic segment of Coffea arabica cultivar ET-39 chromosome 1e, Coffea Arabica ET-39 HiFi, whole genome shotgun sequence:
ATTACgttacaaaataataaaatttaagggagattaatataatttttaaaaactaGAGGGAGGCTAGTGAATAgtctaaaacctcaagagaggtttttgaaattaccCCTTTGAAAATTCAACCCGGAAAAATTTTAAACGTGGCTGTCGAAATTGACTCATGTACAATAGAAGACTTGAAGTCTTCTTTTTGTCGGCATACAAAAGACTCGGAGTCTCCTCGGAGTAAAGTCGTTCCATCTGTACGTAGTTATAATGATTGCTCAGTCCAGCTACCATCCATCGTTTATGTCTTCTCATTTCATTTGACACTTCTTTATATTTCGGTATAAATTTGCTTGTATCTTTAGATACATGACTAATGCTGCGTTTAATAAAgttaaagtttaaaaattaaaatataaaatatgaaatttgaaatttgagttcattagtttttaaattattaaatactaaattCGATACATTTGAGTATATAGCACATTAAGTAATAAataaatagtttatcacttattttttgaaacaaattttgcttaaaaaattcagtgctatttaattaattcaaatattttatttttgtttatcaaataCATTTGAACATGTTAAGTTCTAAACCttttaaatttaagtgctgaattgaatTATCTAACAAGACCTAAGTTTAGATGTCTTATGAGACTAATTGATAATTAGTGCAGTTAAAGAGTTTGCTCAGAACACGGCTATGATTAAGTAAGTGTTTTACCTCACAATTTCAATCAAATTTTTAGGCCAAGATGCCATTTGAATGTACCTTTTTATCGGGATAATCTCAAAACCCTCTCCTTTAGTTCCTGACAACTTTACTTGGcaccctaaaattttaaaaaatctcaCTTAACTTCCCTATTTTAAACTTTTTTGTAACATTTGAAacctatttcaaaatataatattaagaaACCCATTTTGGGGGAGAGAATACAATTTCATTCTAAATTTGCCGTTTTCTTAATTTTATAACATACCAAATCTATCTCTTAAGTTTTAGAAATTAATGGACAAAGAAAATAAGAGGACCTCACTGACGGAGGAAAGCAAATTTTGACAAGCACTCTGTGTGAGGGGAACTAGAGATGTGAATCGAACTAGAGATGTGAATCCAACCGAGGTGAAGTAAGCATCCAATTTCTATTTCGAACTTTAATTGGAAACATGTGCAGCAACAAGCCGTGAGAACTAAAAAGAAATATCTAAAGCAATTAGTTAGGTAACTTCCAACAAATGCAAATGGTGGCCAATAATCAAACTAATTGCTTTTAGGTTCCTCGctctttaataaaaatatagaaGTTGATAACAagattgaaaatttctttaatagtttttggggataattttagaaatctcCCCTAAGGTTTTTGAAAACTTCACTCACCTCCTTTCAGGTTTGAATAATTATACTAACCTCCTTTCATGTagtaaaataattataatatccttcaattttacataatttctacaaaaaaaacCCTACAACTACAACTAGTCTTTCATTTTAAAACAACAGCTGCCATACAAAATAAGCTCTTATTCTCTCTCCTACTTTCTTTTTCCCGTATCTCATAATTCACTATTTTTTCCACAACTACCATTTACACAGCTGTCTAATACTTATGAAAACCTCATTATTATGAAAATagatcctctctctctctctctctctctctctctctgtaatTATTATTACaatgaaattatcaaatgaCAAGTTGTCAGATCATTTGTTGTCAAATTaaatgaagatgaaaaagaTGGTAGTGATATAGAGTAcagacaaaaaaataaataaaatttatcgATAAAAAGGGAACATACATTAAGAAAGGTTACGTATTATACCAATTGTGTAAATGGAATATAAAAACTACAATCATATTTGCGTTGAAACATGGGATGTGGTGTCTAGTGTTGCTAAAATTATTCCATTATTTTAGCATCAATAAGGTTGCAGCCatttggattgaatttggatagTGACAATGGTCAATTCAAACACAGAATTTAGGCAAAAAAAATGAGGCTAAAGATTAGGTAAATGCAACTTTAATTGTCTCAGTTGATTTGCATGAAAAGCTTTGGGGCGACAATGGTAGGCTGTCAAAATTGTGAGAATATAGGAATTAAACTAAAGTGGTTTATTGAATTCATTAAAGTGGTGGTTATGTCGTTTATAATAGTTACAATGTGGAAAAAATTTATTAGTGAGGTTTGCCCCCTTCTAAGTAACAAAGGggtattttaggatttttttagAACAAATTTAATATACTGGGTCTATATTGTTACTGAAATATTAATCATAGGTAAGAtaggtataattttttaaataaaaaggaGTTTACTATAACACTTAGGGGCTGCTTGTTTTACAGATTGGAATCGGAAATGGAAATGGAATCATAgactctggttttggaattaaaacttttcattccaatatctaGCTTGGTTCACACATTGGAATTAGCATCATTCCAATTCCTGATGCTTGGTTTGatgtagaggtgtcaaaatgggtgatttgggcgggtttggattgggtaaaatgggtaatgggtataagtgagtcaactcatttatacccatttaattagatgggtataaatgggtaagtcaaaaaataaattgggtaactcaattacccatttataacccatttattttaactttttgtaaactcatttaaattcatttttgcaaactaagttatcaatttataccactctttgtatctatcattagttttaaatatttatttataatgttcaataaacttaattaccaattttttttcatttatactctatatcacaaaattacctattatttaataattgaataataagaatataaaaatttgaactaagtactataaaaattaatataaaaacttaattcaaaaattttgaacccttaacatttttttcatatataaatttaaaatttcattttagaaagagaagaaaataggctaaaatttatcataaattagtaatgctgaaaaataagcaagttaacaaattaagataaaataaaataataagataaaaccaacaaataataataataataataataataataataataataataataataataataataataataatgaaacaaaagtagttaacaacaagacaaaatgaaaattttgaaaaaaaaaatgggtgggagAAAAGAAGAGACATGGAgggaagagaattttaaatgggttaattgggtttgataggttacccaataatacccatttaataaatgagtattattgggtaacccatttatacccatatacaaaaatttaagatacccatacccatctattcatgggcgggtatgggtaaatttaattaagtgggttgatttgccacaTTTAGTTTGATGAGTGTTtcggaattaaatgcaattaaattccaaatttacccctgatataacaattcttctaaaacaaaagaattacacaTACGACAAATTAACATCTTCATAATTGTAACTACAATAGTTATtaaatttttgataaaacataagaaaatcataaataataaaaaaattaataccagAAAATAAATATAGTGGTTGCATTAACAAGGagtaaattcccaaaaaaaggAGTTTTTAAACAATCACCCAAAAGGTGACGATTTTTGAGTCTCTTCCCAAAGGGTGAAAAATGCATCCAAGGAATGTgttcttccaaataaaaacGCAACTTTCAAATATgttattttatgttttggaaatttatttaaatatgaaaaattggttaaatagcccataagataccagctctttatgggaaacagGCAGGTTTTGTAATATGTTTGGTACCAACTTTATGGGAAACATACCAGCTATTTATGagaaaaattgattaaatagtGCCCAAAGGAAAAcgagtatgttttgtatttaacataaattaaatatgtgaaagttaaaaaaaaaaaaagaaattacccataagataccagctctttaaggGAAATTGGcaggttttgtagtatgttttgtagcaactctttatgggaaacataccagctctttatggaaaaaattggttaaatagcgtcCAAAGGAatactagtatgttttgtatttaacataaattaaatatgtgaaagttaaaaaaaaaaaaagaaattgcccatAAGATATCAGCTCTTTAAGGGAAATTGGCAGGTattgtagtatgttttgtaccaactctttatgggaaacataccagctctttatggaaaaaattgattaaatagcGCCCAAaagaaaactagtatgttttgtatttaacataaattaaatatgtgaaagttaaaaaaaaaaaaaagaaattacccataagATACCAGGTCTTTATGGAAAATTggcaggttttgtatttaatacgctatttaaccaattttttatatttaaacaaatttacgaaaattaaaataacgtatttgaaagttgcatttttatttggaagaatGCATTTCTTGAATATGTTTTTCACCCTTTGGGAAGAGACTCAAAAATTGTCACCCTTTAGGAAGTTAGTTTAAaaactctttctttttgaaaatttactCCAGTAATAAGTCGTTTGTGGTTCTTACATTAGATAATGATATGAAATAGATCTCTCCTTACATATATGAACAAAAGAAGGAGACTCAAATCACAAAAGCTAACCATACCAAATACAAATCAATTGTCTAATCCAGTCGAGAGTGCCACTCAATATCCACAATATCCAAAAGACTAATCATATAACCATCTAACAATCACcataacaaaaagaaattgcCATCAAATCATCACTTTCCAACTAACAATAATTTTACTTCAGCGAGTAGATGGAGGATAAAGGAGGTTAATTACATATTGTCGTTTTATTTCTGCAGGAAGATTGTAGAACACATAAAGCTTGGAAATCTACTCCGAAAGTATGTTGGCTGCATTCATTACATCTCCACTCGGTAAAGCAAGTTTCATTAACTCAGCAACAACTTGATCTCTTCTATCGGAGACCAATTGCTCACGTTTATCCTCATTTGACATGGCTGCTGCCATAGTTGTGAAATTAGCTTGAATTCCCTCCACGAAATCTCCAAATTTGCTAGTGAGAAGTTGCAATGATGCATCAAGATCACCCCTTGTTGTTGATgcagatttcattttttttgacacATTTGCAATGGGAGgtgattgtttcttttgtttcttggaatttctTGTGCTTGTTGAGCTTGGTTGAGTTGATTGCTCCATGGAATTTACTTCATCTTCTTCTACCTTATCATTATCCGAGTTTGACATAGCATCAAGCCCTTCATCTCCTTCCTCCAAATTTTGGACATCTTCCATATCTTGGACAGCTTGTGCAAAATCTTCAGCAACATTTCCAATGGCTCTGTCTCTTCCATATACAATTTCAAGATCTCCTAAATATGGAAATTTGACATCCCAAAGGCCCTTCGCATCCTTATGAGTCTAGAGATAGAATAGAAAGATAAATGATAATCGTAATAAAAGGTTGAAAAAGAACATATCAAAATGTAAAAAGTAATCAATTTCTTACCATGCACCAATCATCATACCACTGTTTTTCACAAGAAATCTTTTTCTCAGCATCATTCCAACTACAACCACTTTCTTTGCACATTTCAACAATTGCATGgaacctatttttcagccacttAACTTTTGATTCAATATGTGGGCTGACTTGTTTGGTAAAAGTAGGTTGCTTATGCAAGATAATTTTAAGCAATTCGctcatataattatttttaaatcctCCATTTGATTTCCACATTGGATCACAAGCCAACTCTTGCAATACTTCTATGAGCACTTTTACCTCTTCACCAGTCCAAAAACATTTATTTTTCCCTCTTCCACGTACAATTTCATCATTCTCCATCCTATCATTTAGAAGTCAACCCATATATATCAATTAATTTTGATACACAATAGCATATAACTGAAATTTATAATATAACAAAACACATAAAAGAACATACAATTAAAagtcaatccaaatttaaaagaACATACATCAAGTGTCAATCTAATTCACAAATCCATTACAAGAGTACATCAAAtgtcaatccaaatttaatgAGTCTAAGAGCTAAACATCCATTCATAGCTAAATACTAAGTCCAGCCCTCCAATTGTCAAACATTTCATGTGCTAAATTATTTCTAAAATTTGCCCATTGATCACTTGGCAAAATAGTGGATATGTACTAGGGGTGCAGAGAAATTGAGTAGCTTGAATCGAGCTCGCGAGTAGCTTGATTAGGCacttgactcgagctcgatcggATTCGATCTCGAGTCGATCTCGAGCTACTCGCTACAGgaaacgagtcgagttcgagtagtTAGAAGGAAGAATTGTTAGCTCGTCAAGTAGCTTGAGATCGATAGCTTGATTGTGTATTGTATGTTATTTTAGTTATCAATTTACTCTTTTAGGTTTGTTAGCTAGTCTATTTACGGGCTTAACCAGTTATGTTGTAGTAATAATGAAGGGTGAATAAGTAATTTTGGCTTGAGAAATGTGATGAAATGATGAAAACTAAAAACGAAAACTGAAAACTCCTTGGTCCTTCCTTCCGTCGTCCTTCATTCTTCTTCAGTTCTTCTTCGTTCCTCTTCAGCAGCTCAGCTTCAGTCTCAAATCTCAATCCCTCATTCTCTCAACTGTTACACGTTGCAAGGAGTAGATAATCTTCAGTTAAGCTAATCTTCCCTCTTCCTTCTCCTGGAGCTCAAAATGGAGTAGATAGCAGCGGTGGGCAGCCGACCTTTGAGCGAGGGATTAAATTAATCAAAACCCACCAATTTCAACAGCTGCATTTGACAAATTGAGGTACTTATTGTGCATATCTGTAGTAAATATGTGCATTATGAGGTTAAATTTTGTAAatgtaatattaatttttaatatCGAAACCCTATTGCAAAAGAGTTTCAGTTGATTCCTTTGCTGTCTTTTACGCAGTCCTCTTTTCTGCATTCTTTTTGGTTTATGGTAGAGAAGGGTCCACCCAATCTTTGTCTGTGTGTGCTTTAAGCACAAAAGAAAGCACATTTGAATCTTGATTAGATCAGTaactatttgctttcttttttgtaTAATAAGGATGCATTTCCTGTGAGAAAATTAGAACAAAGGAGTAGGAAAATGCCTTCCCTAGTTTTACCTACTTTGATGTGGGGTAGAAAGCAAAAGCTTTAGTATAGCATCAGCTGTTGTCATTGCTGATTAGCTAGAAACAAATGCTGTCATCGACATCGAGTACTCGACTCGATAGTGAGCTCGAATGCAACTCGAGCTCGattgagtcgagttcgagcctGCTCATTTTATTCTCGAGTCAATTCCGATCTTAATTTCCCGAGCttgctcgagctcgagctggtGGATGgcgtcgagttcgagctcgagtacgtcactactcgagctcgactcggctcgatttcACCCCTAATATGTACTCTACTTCTTCATCACTGTCTTCAtcttcactttcattttcttcactttGTAGTAATTCTTGTGGATCAAAAGTCATGAACTTCCTTATCAAGTTGTGCAGCAGACAACATGCCATAATTATTCGCACTTGTGtttgaattggaaaaaatgaaggGGATGCTAGAATCTTCCACCTTCCTTTTAGTAATCCAAAACATCTTTCTATGATATTTCTAGCTTTAGAATGTTTCATGTTGAAATATTCCTCTGGTCTTTGTGGTCGataaccattcaattcattaAGGTGATATCTTTGCCCTCGATAAGGGGCAAGAAATCCATCAGCATTACAATATCCAGCATCCACCAAGTAATAACAACCTTCAAAATTCAATCATGcacaaattaatactagactaccttattttcgaaaaaaaattgattgaatggtATTGAATACTGCaatatatgtttaccttgtggGACTCTAAGACCATTTGGTCTAGAGATAGCATTTCGAAGCACACGACCATCATGTGCCGAACCTTCCCAACCAGGCAAGACATAGATAAATTGCATATTAGGAGAACAAACCCCTAATACATTCGTTGCAATACTTCCTTTTCTCGTTCGGTATCTTGATTTTTGTTCGGTGGGTGGTGTCACATCTATTAATGTCCCATCTAAGGCACCTAAACAATtctattttaacaaaaaataaaaaatataaatgagttAAAATGTCTATATTGGATAGTTTAGAtgaaaatatacattttatTAAATGATTGTATTTTAATGTTTGAATTACCTTAAAACATTTCCATCTCTCATCTGTCCAATTTTCGGTAATAGGCTCAGACTTCTTAAGTAATATAGTATGCAATTTCAAAACTGCTAGGAGGCAAAGATTAAATTGACGACTCACCGTTTCTCTACTTCTCCAAAATAGACCACAAATTGTTCTACTTTTCTTGTGGTGAGccaaaacatatacaaacatggCAACAATTTCTTCTATTGACATGTTTCTTGTAGCTTTCAAACCTCCAGTGTCTCTAATCATTTCACATAATATCCCAAATGTTCGTCTATCCATACGAAGTTCGCTAATACAATAAGCATTACTCTCCCTAGTCAAATTGAATAAGTGTTGCATGCACTCAgtgactttttcttcttttgattttatttggcGTCTCCTACTTTTGAGATGAATGAATATTAACTGGTACCACATCATAAACAGTGCAATAACAACCATTatcatttctgataaaatctgGCTTTGCCCTCGATATTTTTTGCGTCTTCTGTTTTCAATAGGCAAACGTGGCATCTTTGTCTACATAACAATATGACAACCAAACGTAAGTATTCACCAAACTAGATTACGACATCAAAATCTTCAAATGCATTAAACATCAATTGATCTTATTAAAAGGGCCTAGACATGCATCATACATCCGTAAACACAATGATGTATAGATATAAATAAgcataaacaaacaaaattgatggttgaaacttgaaatcCTAATGTACGAATAACTATGA
This window contains:
- the LOC113689376 gene encoding uncharacterized protein, producing the protein MSCLVGKVRHMMVVCFEMLSLDQMVLESHKTHKDAKGLWDVKFPYLGDLEIVYGRDRAIGNVAEDFAQAVQDMEDVQNLEEGDEGLDAMSNSDNDKVEEDEVNSMEQSTQPSSTSTRNSKKQKKQSPPIANVSKKMKSASTTRGDLDASLQLLTSKFGDFVEGIQANFTTMAAAMSNEDKREQLVSDRRDQVVAELMKLALPSGDVMNAANILSE